Proteins encoded in a region of the Frondihabitans sp. 762G35 genome:
- a CDS encoding DUF721 domain-containing protein — MTPARPRNDDDNEAQRVYLRFRRVFGDATSRSRDGRRRIARAGAPSQPFGNGRDPKGIADVILGVTTELGWNSTLAQSDLMTAWPEMVGQELAEHSIPVGIEDGTLTVQCDSTAWATQLRLMRAQVTTSIMATYPEAGIQSMRFLGPNAPTWKRGPRSVPGRGPRDTYG; from the coding sequence GTGACTCCTGCCCGCCCCCGCAACGACGACGACAACGAAGCCCAGCGCGTCTACCTCCGGTTCCGTCGCGTCTTCGGCGACGCGACGTCGCGATCGCGCGACGGCCGGCGCCGGATCGCCCGCGCAGGAGCCCCGAGCCAACCCTTCGGCAACGGCCGCGATCCCAAGGGCATCGCCGACGTGATCCTCGGGGTGACGACGGAACTCGGCTGGAACTCCACCCTCGCCCAGTCCGACCTGATGACCGCGTGGCCCGAGATGGTCGGCCAGGAGCTCGCCGAGCACTCGATCCCGGTCGGCATCGAAGACGGCACGCTCACTGTCCAGTGCGACTCGACGGCGTGGGCGACGCAGCTCCGCTTGATGCGCGCGCAGGTGACGACGAGCATCATGGCGACCTACCCCGAGGCGGGCATCCAGTCGATGCGTTTTCTGGGGCCCAACGCCCCGACCTGGAAACGCGGCCCCAGATCGGTCCCAGGGCGCGGTCCGCGCGATACTTACGGTTGA
- the gyrB gene encoding DNA topoisomerase (ATP-hydrolyzing) subunit B, producing MSPNSPDGTDHSYEASDIQVLEGLEAVRKRPGMYIGSTGPRGLHHLVQEIVDNSVDEALAGYCDTIHVTMRADGGIRVTDNGRGIPVDIHPIEKKSTVEVVMTVLHAGGKFGGGGYAVSGGLHGVGSSVVNALSTELDVEVHRQGAVWRQSFTDGVPVAPLAKGEDASDTGTTTTFWPNAEIFETVEFDYETLRSRFQQMAFLNKGLRITLTDERPVEEGEPPHADYLYEKGLVDYVEYLNASKKNEVVHEDVIAFEAEDLERHMALEVAMQWNTSYTESVHTYANVINTHEGGTHEEGFRAALTTVVNKYGRDKGLIKEKDDNLSGEDVREGLTAVISIKLSEPQFEGQTKTKLGNTEAKSFTQRVAFEQLNDWFDRNPKQAQSVIKKGLSAQAARLAARKARDQTRRKGVLESNGMPGKLKDCQSKDPALSEIFLVEGDSAGGSAVQGRNPETQAILPLRGKILNVEKARLDRALGNNEVQAMIKAFGADIGDDFDPDKARYHKIVLMADADVDGQHITTLLLTLLFRYMRPLIDLGYVYLAMPPLFKLKWSNAPHEYVYSDLERDALAAAGRAEGKRLPKDNGIQRYKGLGEMDYKELWETTMDPETRTLRQVTLDDAVAADAIFNTLMGEDVELRRNFIQQNAKDVRFLDI from the coding sequence ATGTCACCGAATTCGCCAGACGGTACCGACCACTCCTACGAAGCAAGCGACATCCAGGTCCTCGAGGGTCTCGAAGCCGTTCGCAAGCGACCGGGCATGTACATCGGCTCCACCGGGCCCCGCGGTCTGCACCACCTCGTCCAGGAGATCGTCGACAACTCGGTCGACGAGGCGCTGGCCGGCTACTGCGACACGATCCACGTGACCATGCGCGCCGACGGCGGCATCCGCGTCACCGACAACGGCCGTGGTATCCCGGTCGACATCCACCCGATCGAGAAGAAGTCGACGGTCGAGGTCGTCATGACGGTCCTCCACGCCGGTGGCAAGTTCGGCGGCGGCGGCTACGCCGTCTCCGGCGGTCTCCACGGCGTCGGCTCGTCCGTGGTCAACGCCCTCTCGACCGAGCTCGACGTCGAGGTCCACCGTCAGGGCGCCGTCTGGCGGCAGAGCTTCACCGACGGTGTCCCGGTCGCGCCGCTCGCCAAGGGCGAGGACGCCTCCGACACCGGCACGACGACGACCTTCTGGCCCAACGCCGAGATCTTCGAGACCGTCGAGTTCGACTACGAGACCCTGCGATCGCGGTTCCAGCAGATGGCGTTCCTCAACAAGGGGCTGCGCATCACGCTCACCGACGAGCGCCCGGTCGAGGAGGGCGAGCCGCCGCACGCCGACTACCTCTACGAGAAGGGCCTCGTCGACTACGTCGAGTACCTCAACGCGTCGAAGAAGAACGAGGTCGTCCACGAGGACGTCATCGCGTTCGAGGCCGAAGACCTCGAGCGCCACATGGCCCTCGAGGTCGCGATGCAGTGGAACACCTCCTACACCGAGAGCGTCCACACTTACGCGAACGTCATCAACACGCACGAGGGCGGCACCCACGAAGAGGGCTTCCGTGCGGCGCTGACGACGGTGGTCAACAAGTACGGCCGCGACAAGGGCCTCATCAAGGAGAAAGACGACAACCTCTCCGGCGAGGACGTCCGCGAGGGCCTCACGGCGGTCATCTCGATCAAGCTCAGCGAGCCGCAGTTCGAGGGCCAGACGAAGACGAAGCTCGGCAACACCGAGGCGAAGTCGTTCACGCAGCGCGTGGCTTTCGAGCAGCTCAACGACTGGTTCGACCGCAACCCCAAGCAGGCCCAGTCGGTCATCAAGAAGGGGCTGTCCGCGCAGGCGGCCCGCCTCGCCGCCCGCAAGGCCCGCGACCAGACCCGCCGCAAGGGCGTCCTCGAGTCGAACGGCATGCCGGGCAAGCTGAAGGACTGCCAGTCCAAAGACCCCGCGCTGAGCGAGATCTTCCTCGTCGAGGGCGACTCGGCCGGCGGCTCCGCGGTCCAGGGTCGCAACCCCGAGACGCAGGCGATCCTCCCGCTCCGCGGCAAGATCCTCAACGTCGAGAAGGCGCGGCTCGACCGGGCCCTCGGCAACAACGAGGTCCAGGCGATGATCAAGGCGTTCGGCGCCGACATCGGCGACGACTTCGACCCCGACAAGGCCAGGTACCACAAGATCGTCCTGATGGCCGACGCCGACGTCGACGGCCAGCACATCACGACGCTCCTGCTGACCCTGCTGTTCCGCTACATGCGTCCGCTCATCGACCTCGGCTACGTCTACCTTGCCATGCCGCCGCTGTTCAAGCTCAAGTGGTCGAACGCGCCCCATGAGTACGTCTACAGCGACCTCGAGCGCGACGCACTGGCCGCGGCCGGCCGCGCCGAGGGCAAGCGCCTGCCGAAAGACAACGGGATCCAGCGCTACAAGGGTCTCGGCGAGATGGACTACAAGGAGCTCTGGGAGACCACGATGGACCCCGAGACCCGCACCCTCCGTCAGGTCACACTCGACGACGCGGTTGCGGCCGACGCCATCTTCAACACGCTCATGGGCGAGGACGTCGAATTGCGACGCAACTTCATCCAGCAGAACGCGAAAGACGTTCGCTTCCTCGACATCTGA
- a CDS encoding DUF4175 domain-containing protein, producing MYAALWRILPGPWWVRVLLLVILAAAVLYALVTWVFPLADSFINSPNVTVGSS from the coding sequence GTGTACGCAGCCCTCTGGCGCATCCTGCCCGGCCCCTGGTGGGTGCGGGTCCTCCTTCTCGTGATCCTCGCAGCGGCGGTCCTCTACGCTCTCGTGACCTGGGTCTTTCCTCTCGCGGATTCGTTCATCAATTCGCCCAACGTGACGGTGGGTTCCTCATGA
- the gyrA gene encoding DNA gyrase subunit A codes for MADDTDDTTDGLPEGVEPRAGAGDKNWAAALKRDSIEAVDLQLEMQRSYLDYAMSVIVGRALPEVRDGLKPVHRRVIYAMYDGGYRPDRAFSKCARVVGEVMGNFHPHGDSAIYDALVRLVQPWSLRYPLALGQGNFGSPGNDGAAAPRYTETKMAPLALEMVRDIDEDTVDFQDNYDGRTQEPAILPARFPNLLVNGSVGIAVGMATNIPPHNLREVASGAQWYLENPEANREELLEALMQRIKGPDFPTGAQILGVRGIHDAYRTGRGSITMRAVVNVEEIQGRTCLVVTELPYQVNPDNLAIKIADLVKEGRVAGIADIRDETSGRTGQRLVIVLKRDAVAKVVLNNLYKHTSLQENFGANMLAIVDGVPRTLPLDGFITAWVDHQIEVIVRRTQFRLRKAEADAHILRGYIKALDALDEVIALIRRSPTVDEARTGLIELLDIDELQANAVLAMQLRRLAALERQKIQDDHDELERKILDFQDILAKPERQRTIVSTELQEITDKFGDERRTEIMFGFDGDMSVEDLIPEEEMVVTLTRGGYIKRTRSDNYRSQHRGGKGVKGAQLRADDVVEHFFVTTTHHWLLFLTTKGRVYRAKAYELQEAGRDAKGQHVANLLAMQPDEEISQVLDIRDYEVADYLVLATRGGLIKKTALTEYDTNRTGGIIAINLRDDDELVSALLVDEHDDLLLVSRHGMSLRFTADNESLRPMGRSTSGVKGMNFRGDDTLLSASVVGDEGYVFVVTEGGYAKRTAADQYRVQNRGGLGIKVAKLAEARGDLAGAMIVTEDDEVLVVLSSGKVVRSAVAEVPAKGRDTMGVVFARFANDDRIIAVARNSERNLEVADADSVSEDTVSVTAEDASPEGSATTPADEIVEGTEPDNGTTGEPAGEDETEE; via the coding sequence ATGGCAGACGACACCGACGACACCACCGACGGCCTTCCCGAGGGTGTCGAGCCCCGAGCCGGTGCTGGCGACAAGAACTGGGCGGCGGCGCTGAAGCGCGACAGCATCGAGGCGGTCGACCTCCAGCTCGAGATGCAGCGCTCCTACCTCGACTACGCGATGAGCGTCATCGTCGGGCGCGCGCTCCCCGAGGTGCGGGATGGCCTCAAGCCGGTGCACCGCCGCGTGATCTACGCGATGTACGACGGCGGCTACCGCCCCGACCGCGCCTTCTCGAAGTGCGCGCGCGTCGTCGGCGAGGTGATGGGTAACTTCCACCCCCACGGCGACTCGGCCATCTACGACGCTCTCGTCCGGCTGGTCCAGCCCTGGAGCCTGCGCTACCCGCTCGCGCTCGGCCAGGGCAACTTCGGCTCGCCCGGCAACGACGGCGCGGCCGCCCCCCGGTACACCGAGACGAAGATGGCGCCGCTCGCCCTCGAGATGGTCCGCGACATCGACGAAGACACCGTCGACTTCCAGGACAACTACGACGGGCGCACGCAGGAGCCCGCGATCCTGCCGGCCCGCTTCCCGAACCTCCTGGTCAACGGGTCCGTCGGCATCGCCGTCGGCATGGCCACGAACATCCCGCCGCACAACCTCCGCGAGGTCGCGTCGGGTGCCCAGTGGTACCTGGAGAACCCCGAGGCGAACCGCGAGGAGCTCCTCGAGGCGCTCATGCAGCGGATCAAGGGCCCGGACTTCCCGACCGGGGCCCAGATCCTCGGCGTCCGCGGGATCCACGACGCTTACCGCACCGGCCGCGGCTCCATCACGATGCGCGCCGTCGTCAACGTCGAGGAGATCCAGGGTCGCACCTGCCTCGTCGTCACCGAGCTGCCGTACCAGGTCAACCCCGACAACCTCGCGATCAAGATCGCCGACCTCGTCAAGGAGGGGCGCGTCGCCGGCATCGCCGACATCCGCGACGAGACCTCCGGCCGCACCGGCCAGCGCCTCGTCATCGTGCTCAAGCGCGACGCCGTCGCGAAGGTCGTCCTGAACAACCTCTACAAGCACACCTCCCTCCAGGAGAATTTCGGCGCCAACATGCTGGCGATCGTGGACGGCGTGCCCCGCACCCTCCCGCTCGACGGATTCATCACCGCCTGGGTCGACCACCAGATCGAGGTCATCGTCCGCCGGACGCAGTTCCGGCTGCGGAAGGCGGAGGCGGACGCTCACATCCTGCGCGGCTACATCAAGGCCCTCGACGCCCTCGACGAGGTGATCGCCCTCATCCGTCGGTCGCCCACCGTCGACGAGGCCCGCACCGGCCTCATCGAGCTGCTCGACATCGATGAGCTCCAGGCCAACGCGGTGCTCGCGATGCAGCTGCGTCGCCTCGCGGCCCTGGAACGCCAGAAGATCCAGGACGACCACGACGAGCTCGAGCGCAAGATCCTCGACTTCCAGGACATCCTCGCCAAGCCCGAGCGTCAGCGGACCATCGTCAGCACCGAGCTCCAGGAGATCACCGACAAGTTCGGAGACGAGCGCCGCACCGAGATCATGTTCGGCTTCGACGGCGACATGAGCGTCGAAGACCTCATCCCCGAGGAGGAGATGGTCGTCACGCTCACGCGCGGCGGCTACATCAAGCGCACCCGCAGCGACAACTACCGCTCGCAGCACCGCGGCGGCAAGGGTGTCAAGGGAGCTCAGCTCCGAGCCGACGACGTGGTCGAGCACTTCTTCGTCACGACGACGCACCACTGGCTGCTCTTCCTCACCACGAAGGGCCGGGTCTACCGCGCCAAGGCCTACGAGCTGCAGGAGGCGGGCCGCGACGCCAAGGGACAGCACGTCGCGAACCTCCTCGCCATGCAGCCCGACGAGGAGATCTCGCAGGTCCTCGACATCCGCGACTACGAGGTGGCCGACTACCTCGTGCTCGCGACGCGCGGTGGCCTGATCAAGAAGACCGCTCTCACGGAGTACGACACGAACCGCACCGGCGGCATCATCGCGATCAACCTCCGCGACGACGACGAGCTCGTCTCCGCGCTCCTCGTCGACGAGCACGACGATCTCCTGCTCGTCTCGCGTCACGGCATGTCCCTGCGATTCACCGCCGACAACGAGTCGCTGCGTCCGATGGGTCGCTCGACCTCCGGCGTCAAGGGCATGAACTTCCGCGGCGACGACACCCTCCTCTCGGCCTCGGTCGTCGGCGACGAGGGCTACGTCTTCGTCGTCACGGAGGGCGGCTACGCCAAGCGCACGGCCGCGGACCAGTACCGCGTGCAGAACCGCGGCGGCCTCGGCATCAAGGTCGCCAAGCTGGCCGAAGCGCGCGGCGACCTGGCCGGCGCGATGATCGTCACGGAAGACGATGAGGTCCTGGTCGTCCTCTCGTCGGGCAAGGTTGTCCGCTCCGCGGTCGCCGAGGTCCCCGCCAAGGGTCGCGACACGATGGGCGTCGTCTTCGCCCGGTTCGCCAACGACGACCGCATCATCGCGGTCGCACGCAACAGCGAGCGCAACCTCGAGGTCGCCGACGCCGATAGTGTCTCTGAAGACACGGTCTCCGTCACCGCCGAAGATGCTTCTCCAGAGGGAAGCGCAACCACTCCCGCGGATGAGATCGTTGAGGGCACCGAGCCCGACAACGGCACCACGGGGGAGCCGGCCGGAGAGGACGAGACCGAAGAATGA
- the recF gene encoding DNA replication/repair protein RecF (All proteins in this family for which functions are known are DNA-binding proteins that assist the filamentation of RecA onto DNA for the initiation of recombination or recombinational repair.), which translates to MRVLHLSLTDFRNYASAEVAFARGPNLFVGRNGQGKTNLVESLGYLATLGSHRVSSDAALIRQGADSAIVRARLESAERDLLAEVQINRSSPNRAQINRGAIKPRELPRYFSSVLFAPEDLALVRGEPGGRRRFLDELLVARNPRLSGVLADYERVLRQRNTLLKSARASRVPADKLSTLDIWDDRLVALGSEIIASRDALVAALGPRVAESYASVAGDDHRATLSTVVSIRGGRDGGVRDDDDQIDEGQEPLAVPEIAPLFREALARVRPSELDRGVTLVGPHRDDLFLSLNGLPARGYASHGESWSFALALKLGSAAVLRTDSVTGDPVIVLDDVFAELDRSRRERLADAVADYEQVLITAAVEEDVPERLAAHTVRISKGTIVEEPNP; encoded by the coding sequence GTGCGAGTACTGCATCTCAGTCTGACCGACTTCCGGAACTACGCGTCCGCGGAGGTCGCGTTCGCGCGCGGGCCCAATCTTTTCGTCGGCCGGAACGGCCAGGGCAAGACCAACCTCGTCGAGTCGCTCGGCTACCTGGCCACCCTCGGGTCGCACCGGGTCTCGAGCGACGCGGCCCTCATCCGGCAGGGTGCCGACTCGGCGATCGTCCGGGCGCGGCTGGAGAGCGCCGAGCGCGATCTGCTGGCCGAGGTGCAGATCAACCGGTCGTCGCCGAACCGCGCACAGATCAACCGGGGCGCGATCAAGCCGCGCGAGCTTCCGCGCTACTTCTCCAGCGTGCTCTTCGCTCCCGAGGACCTCGCGCTCGTCCGCGGCGAGCCCGGCGGCCGACGCCGGTTCCTCGACGAACTGCTCGTGGCGCGGAACCCGAGACTCAGCGGAGTCCTCGCGGACTACGAGCGGGTCCTGCGCCAGCGCAACACGCTCCTCAAGTCGGCCCGCGCCTCCCGGGTCCCCGCCGACAAACTCTCGACCCTCGACATCTGGGACGACCGCCTCGTCGCGCTCGGCAGCGAGATCATCGCCTCGCGCGACGCCCTGGTCGCGGCGCTCGGCCCCCGGGTCGCGGAGAGCTACGCCTCGGTCGCCGGCGACGACCACCGCGCGACCCTGTCGACCGTGGTGAGCATCCGCGGCGGCCGCGACGGCGGAGTCCGCGACGACGACGACCAGATCGACGAGGGGCAGGAGCCGCTGGCCGTCCCCGAGATCGCCCCGCTCTTCCGCGAGGCCCTGGCCCGGGTGCGTCCCTCGGAGCTCGACCGCGGAGTGACGCTCGTCGGCCCGCACCGCGACGACCTGTTCCTCTCCCTCAACGGCCTGCCGGCGCGCGGCTACGCGAGCCACGGCGAATCGTGGTCGTTCGCGCTCGCCCTCAAGCTCGGATCGGCCGCCGTCCTGCGAACCGACTCCGTCACCGGGGATCCCGTGATCGTCCTCGACGACGTGTTCGCCGAGCTCGACCGATCGAGGCGCGAGCGCCTCGCCGACGCCGTGGCCGACTACGAGCAGGTGCTCATCACGGCGGCGGTCGAGGAGGACGTCCCCGAGCGCCTGGCCGCGCACACCGTGCGGATCTCCAAGGGGACCATCGTCGAGGAGCCGAACCCGTGA
- a CDS encoding rhomboid family intramembrane serine protease, whose amino-acid sequence MTTPPVSTDNYCYRHPDRQSFVLCQRCGRTICGQCQTPAPVGVHCPECVREARGNAPRIRPQSVTAVRSMVSSGGPVVTYAIIAVTVVIWLAQLFSRGFVTNALLFYTPAALVEPWRIVTALFVHNTSLPSGVLHIGFNMYSLFIFGSILEQQLGRARFAALYFLSGIGGSLAVALLAPGTAVIGASGAIFGLLGAFFVIQRHLGGQSVQILVLVALNLAIGFFVPGIAWQAHVGGVVVGALVALLLMRTRHRSKTPLQAAGLVGAAVVLVAAILLRSASLLGVL is encoded by the coding sequence GTGACGACTCCACCCGTCTCCACCGATAACTACTGCTACCGCCACCCCGACCGGCAGAGCTTCGTGCTCTGCCAGCGGTGCGGGCGCACCATCTGCGGACAGTGCCAGACCCCGGCCCCGGTCGGGGTCCACTGCCCGGAGTGCGTGCGCGAGGCCCGGGGCAACGCCCCGCGCATCCGGCCGCAGTCGGTGACGGCCGTCCGCTCGATGGTCTCGTCGGGCGGGCCGGTCGTGACGTACGCGATCATCGCCGTCACGGTGGTGATCTGGCTCGCGCAGCTCTTCTCGCGCGGGTTCGTCACCAACGCGCTGCTCTTCTACACGCCGGCGGCCCTCGTGGAGCCGTGGCGGATCGTCACGGCGCTCTTCGTGCACAATACGTCGCTGCCGTCGGGCGTTCTCCACATCGGCTTCAACATGTACTCGCTGTTCATCTTCGGATCGATCCTCGAGCAGCAGTTGGGCCGGGCCCGCTTCGCCGCGCTCTACTTCCTGAGCGGGATCGGCGGCTCGCTGGCCGTGGCGCTCCTCGCCCCGGGTACGGCGGTGATCGGGGCATCCGGCGCGATCTTCGGTCTGCTCGGTGCGTTCTTCGTGATCCAGAGGCACCTGGGCGGCCAGTCCGTCCAGATCCTCGTCCTGGTGGCGCTCAACCTCGCCATCGGCTTCTTCGTCCCCGGCATCGCGTGGCAGGCGCACGTCGGCGGTGTCGTCGTGGGCGCGCTGGTCGCCCTGCTCCTCATGCGCACTCGGCACCGGTCCAAGACACCGCTCCAGGCGGCAGGCCTCGTCGGAGCCGCGGTCGTGCTCGTCGCGGCCATCCTGCTCCGGTCGGCGTCGCTCCTCGGGGTTCTCTGA
- a CDS encoding DUF3566 domain-containing protein: protein MTTVAEKLQSKAKKSVGTKQVRLKLVYVDFWSAVKLSFLIALAIGIVTVVATFLVYVILARLQIFSTVDTLLQEVLGDSRFTLQDTLSIGQVMLFAMIVAILNVVIGTVLGAIAAVLYNLSVRITGGLLVGFTNN from the coding sequence ATGACAACCGTCGCGGAGAAACTGCAGAGCAAGGCCAAGAAATCGGTCGGGACGAAACAGGTCCGTCTGAAGCTCGTCTACGTCGACTTCTGGTCGGCCGTGAAGCTGTCGTTCCTGATCGCGCTCGCCATCGGCATCGTGACGGTCGTGGCGACGTTCCTGGTCTACGTGATCCTGGCCCGGCTCCAGATCTTCTCGACGGTCGACACCCTCCTGCAGGAGGTCCTCGGCGACAGCCGGTTCACCCTGCAGGACACCCTGTCGATCGGCCAGGTCATGCTCTTCGCGATGATCGTCGCCATCCTCAACGTGGTCATCGGCACGGTGCTCGGTGCCATCGCCGCGGTGCTCTACAACCTGAGCGTCCGTATCACGGGCGGCCTGCTCGTCGGCTTCACGAACAACTAG
- a CDS encoding anthranilate synthase component II yields MTRILVIDNYDSFVYTLNGYLQQLGAETEVVRNDSFDGRDAAARIADYDGVLLSPGPGTPAAAGVSVEVVHAALENDTPLLGVCLGHQAIAEALGATVTHAEELMHGKTSRITHDDSAFYAGVPQPFLATRYHSLAVVTDTVPDELEVTSQTEGGVIMGLRHREAPVYGVQFHPESVLTEGGYTMIGNWLGVAGLPEAAVTARGLSPLLNLG; encoded by the coding sequence ATGACGCGCATTCTCGTCATCGACAACTACGACAGCTTCGTCTACACGCTGAACGGCTACCTGCAGCAGCTGGGCGCCGAGACCGAGGTCGTCCGCAACGACTCGTTCGACGGCCGAGACGCTGCGGCGCGGATCGCCGACTACGACGGCGTCCTTCTGTCACCCGGCCCGGGCACGCCCGCCGCGGCGGGTGTCTCCGTCGAGGTCGTGCACGCCGCCCTCGAGAACGACACGCCCCTGCTCGGAGTGTGTCTCGGGCACCAGGCGATCGCGGAGGCGCTCGGGGCGACCGTCACGCACGCGGAGGAGCTCATGCACGGCAAGACCTCGCGCATCACCCACGACGACAGCGCCTTCTACGCCGGCGTCCCTCAGCCCTTCCTCGCCACGCGCTACCACTCGCTCGCGGTCGTCACCGACACGGTTCCCGACGAGCTCGAGGTCACGTCGCAGACCGAGGGCGGCGTCATCATGGGGCTCCGCCACCGCGAGGCTCCGGTCTACGGGGTCCAGTTCCACCCCGAGTCGGTTCTGACCGAGGGCGGCTACACGATGATCGGCAACTGGCTCGGCGTCGCAGGGCTTCCCGAGGCCGCGGTGACGGCCCGAGGGTTGAGCCCGCTGCTCAACCTCGGCTGA
- a CDS encoding peptidylprolyl isomerase, with protein MSTHTAVATITTNLGTIKVDLYGNHAPKTVANFTGLATGTIEWTHPATGKVSTDKLYDGIVFHRIIPDFMIQGGDPLGQGVGGPGYNFDDEIHPELTFQEPYVLAMANAGTRGGKGTNGSQFFITTVPTPWLQGKHTIFGTVSDAESKKVVDAIQAVPTDGRDKPLDDVVIETVVIDEVGA; from the coding sequence ATGTCTACGCACACCGCTGTCGCTACGATCACCACGAACCTCGGCACCATCAAGGTCGATCTCTACGGCAACCACGCCCCCAAGACCGTCGCCAACTTCACCGGTCTCGCGACCGGCACCATCGAGTGGACCCACCCCGCGACGGGCAAGGTCTCCACCGACAAGCTCTACGACGGAATCGTCTTCCACCGCATCATCCCCGACTTCATGATCCAGGGCGGCGACCCGCTCGGCCAGGGCGTCGGCGGCCCCGGCTACAACTTCGACGACGAGATCCACCCGGAGCTCACCTTCCAGGAGCCCTACGTCCTCGCCATGGCGAACGCCGGCACCCGCGGCGGCAAGGGCACCAACGGCTCGCAGTTCTTCATCACGACCGTGCCCACCCCCTGGCTGCAGGGCAAGCACACCATCTTCGGCACCGTCTCCGACGCCGAGTCGAAGAAGGTCGTCGACGCGATCCAGGCCGTCCCCACCGACGGCCGCGACAAGCCCCTCGACGACGTCGTCATCGAGACCGTCGTCATCGACGAGGTCGGTGCCTGA
- a CDS encoding cell division protein CrgA has product MATEKKTTAPNPVWFKPIMFGLMLLGLAWIIVYYVSQSALPVPGLGAWNIAIGFGIMFIGFIMTTRWR; this is encoded by the coding sequence ATGGCCACCGAGAAGAAGACGACAGCGCCCAATCCCGTCTGGTTCAAGCCGATCATGTTCGGTCTGATGCTCCTGGGCCTCGCCTGGATCATCGTCTACTACGTGAGCCAGAGCGCCCTTCCCGTTCCCGGCCTCGGCGCGTGGAACATCGCCATCGGCTTCGGCATCATGTTCATCGGTTTCATCATGACCACCCGGTGGCGCTGA
- a CDS encoding class E sortase yields the protein MTDDPPLRPRRRGRRTSVVGVLGEILITLGVIVMLFIGWQQWFNDIVVSGQNRDEASKISESFHASAAPTTKPSSNGDYGTPAVLAAPKEDEAFGVLYVPRFGADYKVPIAEGTTTSGVLDTGDAGHYDTTQMPGAVGNFAIAGHRTTHGAPFGSIADLRVGDHLYVQTKDGYYTYTFRNLQYVKPTQVQVLQQVPDAPDVAASSTDRLITLTSCNPKFSAAERIIAFGVYTSWQPLSAGAPAEIAKTVGKA from the coding sequence ATGACCGACGATCCTCCCCTTCGTCCGCGCCGTCGCGGGCGCCGCACGTCGGTGGTCGGGGTCCTCGGCGAGATCCTCATCACCCTCGGCGTGATCGTGATGCTGTTCATCGGGTGGCAGCAGTGGTTCAACGACATCGTGGTCTCCGGCCAGAACCGCGACGAGGCGTCGAAGATCAGCGAGTCGTTCCACGCGTCGGCCGCTCCCACGACGAAGCCGAGCTCGAACGGCGACTACGGCACCCCGGCTGTCCTCGCCGCCCCCAAAGAAGACGAAGCGTTCGGAGTCCTCTACGTCCCGCGCTTCGGAGCCGACTACAAGGTCCCCATCGCCGAGGGCACCACGACGAGCGGCGTTCTCGATACGGGTGACGCCGGCCACTACGACACCACTCAGATGCCCGGAGCCGTCGGCAACTTCGCCATCGCGGGTCACCGCACGACGCACGGTGCCCCGTTCGGCTCCATCGCCGACCTGCGGGTCGGCGACCACCTCTACGTGCAGACCAAGGACGGCTACTACACGTACACGTTCCGCAACCTGCAGTACGTCAAGCCGACGCAGGTGCAGGTGCTCCAGCAGGTGCCCGACGCCCCCGACGTCGCGGCGTCCTCGACCGATCGCCTGATCACCCTGACGAGCTGCAACCCGAAGTTCTCGGCAGCCGAGCGCATCATCGCCTTCGGGGTCTACACCTCGTGGCAGCCGCTCTCGGCGGGCGCCCCCGCGGAGATCGCCAAGACGGTGGGGAAGGCCTGA